One window from the genome of Glycine soja cultivar W05 chromosome 12, ASM419377v2, whole genome shotgun sequence encodes:
- the LOC114378690 gene encoding uncharacterized protein LOC114378690 → MASNFLTDIGTNTIQRNRKHEWVWKEYQSGKFTMQSAYKLLTREAVEGERDRAFEELWNLKVLSKVAVFAWRLLRDRLPTKVNLYRRQVEVADTSCPFCGNMEEDAGHLFFHCSKILPLWWETLSWLNISVALPIDPKQHFLQHGSIMVGGTRINRWKCWWLAVTWTIWQKRNKIIFNNESLDKNKLIDDTSFLLWTWLSNLEKGFAEHFNQWSTNIRQGFLY, encoded by the coding sequence ATGGCTTCAAATTTCCTAACGGACATTGGGACGAATACAATACAGAGAAACAGAAAGCATGAGTGGGTGTGGAAGGAGTATCAAAGCGGAAAATTCACAATGCAGTCAGCTTATAAATTATTGACAAGGGAAGCAGTTGAGGGGGAAAGGGATCGAGCATTTGAGGAGCTGTGGAATTTAAAGGTGCTAAGCAAAGTTGCAGTTTTTGCTTGGAGGCTTCTTAGAGATAGGCTGCCTACTAAAGTTAATTTGTACAGGAGACAAGTAGAGGTTGCGGATACAAGCTGTCCATTTTGTGGAAATATGGAAGAGGATGCAGGGCATTTATTTTTTCACTGTAGCAAAATCCTCCCCTTGTGGTGGGAAACACTATCTTGGCTGAATATTTCAGTAGCTCTACCGATTGACCCAAAGCAACATTTTCTCCAACATGGTTCCATAATGGTTGGTGGCACAAGGATTAATAGATGGAAGTGCTGGTGGCTTGCTGTAACTTGGACAATATGGCAGAAAAGAAATAAGATTATCTTCAACAATGAGTCCTTGGACAAAAACAAACTGATTGATGATACGTCTTTTCTTTTGTGGACATGGTTATCAAATCTGGAGAAAGGCTTTGCAGAACACTTCAATCAATGGTCTACTAATATCAGACAGGGCTTTTTGTACTAG